The genomic window CAACCACGATCCGCGATCGAAGCAGAACAAGGACATCCTCACCGCACTCGAGCTGTTCCGTGGCCTGCTCAACGCGGGCCTGGTGGTCCGCCGCGAGGAGGGCACGGACCTCTACGGGCGCACGTACCACCTGACGCAGGAGCTGCCGCGCGACTTCGCGCTCAACCAGCCGCTGGGCCCCTTGGCCCTGGCGGCGCTGACGCTGCTGGACCCGGAGTCGGAGACGTTCACCCTGGACGTCATCTCGGTGTTCGAGGCGATCCTGGATGACCCGCGCCCGATTCTGCGGGCGCAGGAGTCGCAGGCCCGCGGCGAGGAGATCGGCCGCCTCAAGGCGGAGGGCGTGGACTACACCGAGCGTATGGCGCTGATCGAGGACGTGACCTACCCGAAGCCGCTGGAGGAGATGCTCGAGGACGCCTACGAGACCTTCGCCAAGGGCAACCCGTGGGTCAAGGAGTTCGACATCTCGCCGAAGTCGGTCGTGCGCGACATGATCGAGCACGCGATGACGTTCTCCGATCTGGTGGCCACCTATTCGCTGGCGCGGTCAGAGGGCGTGGTCCTGCGGTATCTCACGGACGCGTGGCGCACGCTGAAGCACTCGGTGCCCACCGAGTACGTCACCGAGCAGCTCGAGGACGTCGTGGAGTGGCTGGGCGAGCTGATCCGGCAGGTGGACTCCTCGCTCATCGACGAGTGGGCGCAGATGTCGGACGAGGACACCCCCATTTCCAAGGAGGACCTGGAGCGCGAGCTGGCCTTCGGCGTCGAGGACCCGACGGCGGTGACGGCGAACCGCCGCGCCTTCACCGTCATGGTGCGCAACCACTTCTACCGCTTGGTGGAGCTGTTCGCCTTCGAACGCGAAGAGCAGCTGGACGCGATGACCGAGTACCTGGAGGACGCCCCCGACTGGCCGTCGTTGCTCGACGATTACTTCGACGAATACGACGATCTGGACACCGGCCAGGCCAGCCGCGGTAAGGAATATTTCCTGCTGCAGGATAAGGGGCGGCAGTGGCAGGTGCGCCAGATCCTCAAGGACCCGGAGGGCGACAACTCCTTCTCGTTCGTGGGCACAGTCGACTTGGACGCCTCCGACGAGGCCGGCGAGGTGCGCCTGTCGGAGCTGCGGGTGACGCAGAACTAGGCTCCCGGCCCTCTCCTGCTCGTTCTTCACCGCCCCGTCAACGCAACGGTGTGCGCTGACGGGGTGTCCTGTCTGGTAGAAATCGCAGCATGACCACTCACGATCCTGTCGATATCGTCGCCGTCACCGAACAGTTCCCGCTGATCAAGGATCTGCAGAGCTTGAAGGAGCTGTCCTGGTTCAATCCGGCGGCCACCGCGACCCCGGCCGCAGAAGGCCTCGCAGCCGTCGGCCTGGACGAGGCAGACGTCCGCGACGCCGCCGACCGTCTCCAGCGCTTCGCCCCGTACCTGGCCGAGGTCTTCCCCGACGCCGCGAAGACCTACGGGATCATTGAATCTCCCCTGGTAGGCCTACCGAACCTGCAGTCCGCCCTGAACCAGCCCGGCCAGCTGTGGGCGAAGCTGGATTCGCACCTGCCGATCTCCGGGTCGATCAAGGCCCGCGGCGGCATCTACGAGGTGCTCGCCCACGCCGAGAAAATCGCCCTCGACGCCGGCTTGATCACCCTCGACAGCGACTACCGCGCGCTGAACTCCCCCGCGGCGCGTGAGCTGTTCTCACAGCACAAGATCGCCGTCGGCTCCACCGGCAACCTGGGCCTGTCCATCGGGATCATGAGCGCCACCCTGGGCTTCCAGGCGTCGGTGCACATGTCCGCCGACGCCCGGCAGTGGAAGAAGGATCGGCTGCGCAGCCATGGCGTCAACGTCGTCGAATACGAATCTGACTACTCCGTCGCCGTCGCTCAGGGGCGGGCGGAAGCGGACGGCGATCCGATGACCCACTTCGTCGACGACGAAAACTCGGTGACGCTGTTTTTGGGCTACGCCGTCGCCGGACTACGTTTCGCGGGCCAACTCATGGCCCACGACATTCGCCCCACCGTCGAGCGGCCCCTGTTCGTCTATCTGCCGTGCGGGGTCGGCGGCGGACCTGGCGGGGTGGCCTTCGGCCTGAAGGCCGTCCTCGGCGACGCGGTGCGGTGCGTCTTCGTCGAGCCGACCCATTCCCCGGCCATGCTCCTCGGCGTGCACACCGGTCTGCACGATCAGGTCAGCGTCCAAGGCTTCGGCATCGACAATGTCACCGCCGCCGACGGTCTGGCCGTGGGGCGGCCGTCTAGGTTTGTGGGTAGGCGGATGGAGAAACTTCTCGACGGCTTCCTCACCGTCGACGACGACAACCTCTACCGCTTGATCAGCCTCCTCGACGAGACGGAGGGCATCCGCATCGAGCCTTCCGCCGCCGCCGGACTGGTCGGCCCAGCGCGCCTGGCTGAGGACGAGGGGTATCTGGGGTGGTTGGGGCTTGCTCCCGGCGCGCTGGCGGAGTGTGTGCATATGGCGTGGGTGACGGGCGGGTCGATGGTGCCGGAGGAGGAGATGGCGGGGTACCTGGCGCAGGGTGTGGCGCTGCGTTAGCTATTCGGGGAGTTCGCTGGTGTTGTGGTGGCGCCGTGCCTGTTCCATGGCGTGGGTGAAGCCGAGGCCCGGGTCATCAAGCAGGGCGAGGGTGACCTGGGCGTGCGTCTGTGCCTCTTCGTTCAGGTGGGCGCGTTCGAGCAGTGGGCGTGCGCTCTCCCCCAGTTCCGTTAAGGCGCGGCTGAGGCTGCGTCGGGTTTCTTCATCGCGGGCGCCGAGTTCTATGACGAGTTCTTCTGCCAGGGCCTGTTCTTTCCCTTCCGGGACGAGGCCGGTGGCTGCACGCCAGGCGGTGCGGGCGACGTCGTTATCCGCATCGTGCAGGAGGTCTGTGCTTATCGACGCATAGGCCGCGTGGTCCCCGATCTTCGACAGGGTGTGCAGCGTCTGGCTGCGTGCTTGAGGGTTGTCGGAACACAACTGTGGCAGCAGCGCCGTGAGCGTATCTTCCTTGTGGTGACGGATGAGTGCCCAGGTGAGCATGTCGCGGACGAAGAAGTCGGGCTCTGTTCCGAGCTTGTCGACGAGCGGGCCGATATGGGCGCTGTCAGGTGCGGTGCCGGCTACCATGGCGGCGCGCAGCCGGATGGAGGCGTTGGGCGCGGACAGCGCACGGATGAGAGTAGTCATGCGGGTTTCTCTTTCTGAACCTCTTATTCAACACCGAATGTCACGGGTAACGTTTCATTCTCGTATTCCTGCGTGGGCCGCTTTTCCTATATCAGCGTTGCGCGATCTAAGACGATCGTCCCCGCACTGAGGAAGGCTTTTATGGAGCTGATCTCTACCCCCAGCAGCGACTAAGCAGAACGTCGTAATGAAAACTCAGTGCGCCGCGACGATGTCCCCTTTATACGGCCTTGGCAGCTTTGCTGGCTTGGCTAGCACCCCGGAACAAAAACACCAGCAGCCAAGCAATTCCGACCATCGCAAACGATGGCGACCGCATCAAAAGAAACGAAAAGGGAAATCACACCCGTCACGATGGTGCCTGCGGCACTGACGAACAAGGTCGCGGAGGCAGCTTTGTGCCCAGCCCTCCACTTCTCTTCTGAGGCCATGAGCTCAGGGGTTCTGATGCCTATCCATGAGTTAGGTTGAAGCGAGCCGTTTCGTGCTGCGTAGGCCATCCATGCGATAAAGACGCCTGCCAAGATCAAAGTGCCGCCCGAAATGAGATGGTACGGGTCCATGCATCGCTCCTTCTTAAGGATCAGTTTTGCTCCATAATGCCCCCACGGTGAGGTGTTTCAGTGAGAGGAACGCCGCTATAACGATGGAAGGGTGGATACGGGTATTAATCAGGTGTCCCGTCTTCATAACTACGGCCGGTGAACCGCCCCGCCCAGCGTGAATTCTACCTACCGTCCACTTCCTTCTAGAAATGTCACTTGGATTCCTTCTGCGAGACTTCGCAATGTAGCTTCCTCGCTGAACAGGGCACACAGTCTTTCCGCGATCACCCGGGTGGACGCAGCACTGCAGCGATCAGATGTTGGGTGGATAACCCAGAAAACCGGGGTTAGTCTTGCCAACCGGCGTAGTAGGCGACGGCGACGCCCACGGGTTGCGGGGCGGGAAAGTCTTCGCCTTGGCCCATCTCCCCCATGAGCACGGCCCACTTGTCATCGCTGTCGTCGACGACGGGTTCTCCCGGCAGGGCGAGGATGACTTCGTCGCTGCCGCCGCCGCAGCTGTAGGCGCCCACGTAGTCGTCGGCGCGCCAGCCCCAGGCACCGCCTTGGCGGGCGGTGCACTGGCGGGCGTCGTCAAGTTCTAGTCCCCAGGGCATGGGGTCGTCGATGACGGGGGTGTGGGTGATCTCGCCGGCGAAGTAATAGGCGCGGAACTCCGGGGTGAAAGGGTTGAACGGGCAGTAAAAGACGCCGCTGTCGGGGTTGTGGAAGCAGGCGTTGGCAGACATTGCACTGGGGCCGCAGCGGTAGATGCCGTCGTCGAGCGCCACCGGTGAGGGGTAGCAGTCGCCCTGCATCATCTCGGTGGTGTTGGTGACGGTCCAGCCGTCGCGGGGCAGCCAGTCGTCGGTGACCGGGGAGATGCGGCGGACCTCGGTGGCGTCGTCTCGCGTTTCCCCCTGGGTTGTGGAGGTGGTCGCGGCGGGCGGGGTGCTCTCCCCTGGTTCGGTGGGGTCGGCGGCGGTGGTGTCGGTGACGACGACGGTCTCTTCGGCGACGTGTGTCTCGGTGAGGTCGTCCGCCTGGGTGACGTCTGAGTTGCCCGAGGTCTGCAAGGCGATGATGGCGATGACGAGCCCGACGATCAAGACCGCCAGCACGGCGGCGATCGACCACAGCAGGCCGGTGCGATTGCGTGCTGACGCGGGCGGGGAGGTTCTCGACTGGTCCGGGCTCATGGTGTCAAGATTAGCCGTGCGCAGGGCCCATAGCCTGAACTTTCGACGATCTTCGGTGACTACGGGGGTTGGTACGTTCTTTAGTTCGACCATTCGAACAAGCGTGTCAGGGATACGCGCTACAGTCAGTCCGGAGAACTTTCACCGAGCGAAGGGACGATAGGCATGGTAATGGGGCCCACCCACGCAATGAGCGGGGCCGCCGTCGGCTTAGTGGTGGCACAGGCATTGCCCGCCGAGTGGGGCGGAGTCACCACCATCCCGGACGCGTTGATGTACGCCGGCATCGCCGCGGGCGCCGCCCTCCTACCGGATCTGGATTCCCCGCAGGCGACGGTCTCGCGGTCCTTCGGCCCGTTGTCGAAGGGCCTGTCGCACATGGTGGAAAATTCATGCCAGACCTTCGTCAACCTCACCCGAGGATCGAAGGACTCGTATTGCCGCAACGGGCATCGCACCGCGACCCACACCCTCTGGTTCGCGCTGCTGACCGGCGCCGCGGCCGCGTTTTTGATGTCCTCGTCCTTCGAGAGGGGCGCGGCCGTGGGACTGCTGTTCTTCTTCCTGGGCCTGGCGATACGCGGACTGTTGCCCGAATGGTCGAAAAAAGCGGACTGGCTGGTGGTCACCGGCGTGTCCGCACTGGTGGCGTGGGCGGCCTGGGAGTGGGCCCCGAACTCCGGCTCCGGCCTCGTCATGGGCTCAGCCGTGACGGTCGGCGTGCTCACCCACCTGGCGGGAGACTTCATCACCAAACGCGGCATCCCGCTGCTCGCCCCACTGCCGCTGGGTCGACAGCGGTGGCGCAACCTGGGTGTACCCAGGCCGCTGCGGATCGCGGCCGCCGGCCCGATGGACAAGGTGCTGCTCTCTGCGTTCACGATCGTGACCCTGGTGCAGCTCTACGTCGTGGTCACCGGCACGACCATCGCACTGGACAGCCCCGTGCTGGCTAGCTTCGCCCCCTGAGCTCCCACCGCTTCCCCATGACAAGAGCCGCGCCCATCTGCAGGGTGCGGCTTTGTCGCTTTCCGGCCCCCGCCGCCGAGGTCCGGGGCCATGCTTAGTCGACGGCCTCCAGCGGCAGCGAGTGATCCGCCGCCCACTCGGTCATCGAGCCGTCATAAACGGCGACGTCGTCCCGGCCCAAGCGTGCCAACTGGAAGGCCTCCAGGGTGGCGGCGATGCCTCCGCCACAGTATGTGATCGGCGTTTTTCCCTCGTCCAGAGCGCCCACCGCCTCGTACTGCCCGCGCACCTGCTCCGGCGGGGCAGCTTTGCCCTCATCGGTGAGCAGATCGTGGAACGGAACGTTGACAGAGGACGGGATATGCCCGGCGCGCTCATACGTCTTGCGCTCACCGGTGTAGGTGGGCAGGTCAAGGGAATTGATCAGCAGGACGTCGTCGTTGACGATGGAGTCTTTGACCAGGTCAACGTCTGCGAGGAGTGCGTCGCGGCGGTGCGGGGTGAAGGTGGCCGGTTCGTTGGCCTCGACGTCGGCGGCCAGCGGAAGGCCGGCGGCTTTCCAGGCGGGCAGCCCGCCGTCGAGGATGGAGATGCGGTCGTGTCCTTCCAGCCGCAGATTCCACCACAGGCGGGTGGCCCACATCATCTGGCCTTGGTCGTAAATGAGCACATGGGAGTCATTGGTGACGCCGAGGGCACCGATGCGTTCGGCGAAGGTCGCGGAGTCGAGCACGGTGAAGGCGTGTTCGGAGTCCTGATCAGCCAGGTCCAAGTGCAGGTCGGCGTGGACGGCGCCAGGGATGTGCTCGGCTTCGTAGGCGGTGCGACCGGAGTTGACGGTGTAATAACCGTCACCTTCCGGCTGATCCAGGAAGGTGGTGGCGTCCAGGACAACGACGTCGTCGTGGCCGAGGTGGTCGCGGAAGGTGGCGGCGTCGAGGAGCAGCGGATGTTCGAATTGTGCGTCGGTCATGTTTCCCACCGTAGGAACGACGCCTGTGAGAAGCCGGGTTTAGATTCGGGCCTACTGGCAGACGTCGTGTCATGCGGCGCTGACAATCATCGACGTCATCCGTTCTTGTCGGTGCGCGCCCCCCGCAGACTCCCGTCGAGCTGGCGCAGGGCGCTGCGCACCGTGGCCACGAGCACTCCGGTGGTCACCACGGGCGCGGCGACGATCCCAGCCGCCGGCCACAACCGGGAGGATTGTGGGTCATCGGCGCGCCGGGTGGCGGCGGTGATCAGCAACAGCGACATGGCCTGCATGCTGAGGGCCTGGGCGGCGGCGGTGGCGTCGACCTCCACCCCCTCGCTCCCCTGACGCGCGGAGAACTCCGCCCACGCCCCAGCGCCAGCGGAAATGAGCACGGGCGCGGCCATGGCGGCGGGCCCGCTCGACCAGCGGGTGGGCTTGAAGGTGATCCCCCAGTTGGATGGCAGTCGTTTGTGGGTCAGCGCGGCGCGCACCCCGGCGGCCGCCACCACTGCTCCGCCAACGATCGGCGCGACGCGTAGGGCGCCGGCGACCCCGGGCGGGATGTGCTCGGCGAGATCGGGCAGCGAGTCGTCGGGGCGGATGAGGCCGAGCTTCACGGCGACGGCGCCGACGTTGAGGTTCCAGCCGGCGCCGAAGGTTCGAGGCACGAACAGGTCGGGGTTTTCCGGTTCGAAGCCGCGCAGATGGGCGCGGGCGTCGGCCAGCCCGGGCAGGGAAACGGGGACGCCGAAGATGCGCCGGATGCCGTCGTCGTGGGTGCCGGAGTCGTCAGGTCGGGTGTTCATTGGGGATCAGTGTCCTTCCAGGATGTCGGTGACGGCCTGCGACAGGGTGTGCCAGTCATCGCGCAAGCCGGCCAGGCGGGTTCTGCCCACGTCGGTGAGGCTGTAGATCTTGCGGGGCGGGCCGACCGGGGATTCCTCCCAGTGGGTGGCCAGCACGCCGCTGGTGCGCAGGCGGGACAGCAGCGGGTACAGCGTGCCGGTGGACAGTTCCATCCCGTCGGCGCGGGCCAGGGTGTCGCGCAGCGCGCCGCCGTAGGAGGGATGACGGTCCAAGACCGCGAGCACCATCAGTTCGAGCACGCCTTTGCGCATCTGAGATTCGGCCATCGTCAACCTCCCTTTCTTTACCAGCTACTATGTATTACATAGTAGCTGGTGCGCACTTTCAGGTAAAGCCCCTGCCACCCTCCATCTCGGCAACACTTGTCGCGGAATGGATTTCCTGCTCCACTAGGGACTACGGTGTAGGGAACCTATCGGCCCAGGGGCCGATCATTGCGGACCATCCCCGCCAGTGCCGGAATCCAGGCCACACACCTGCAACAATAGGCAAACCATGAATTCATATCAGGGCGAATGTATGGAATGCCTATCGACTGGTATATAGTTTAAACGTATGAGCACTAAGGAATACCGGCCCACGCTCGCGCAGATGCGGACGTTTGTGACCATCGCCGAGAACAAGCACTTCGGCACCGCAGCCAACAAGCTGTCCATTTCCCAGCCCTCCCTCTCCCAGGCCCTCGTCGCCCTAGAGAACGGGCTCGGCGTCCAACTGATCGAGCGCTCCACCCGCAAAGTCATCGTCACCCCCGTCGGTGAGGAGCTGCTGCCCTACGCCAAGGCCACCCTGGAAGCCGCCGACACTTTCCTCGCCCACTCGCGCGGAGCCAACGGCACCCTTTCCGGCCCCCTGACCTTGGGCCTGATCCCCACCGTCGCCCCCTACCTGCTGACCGGCGTCCTCACCGGCTTCAAGGACAACTACCCGGAGCTGGAACCGCGCATCGTCGAGGAGCAGACCAAGCACCTGCTGCAGCAGCTGCGCGACGGCCAAATCGACGCCGGCGTCATCGCGCTCCCCTCCGAGGCCTCCGGCCTGATCGAAGTCCCCCTCTACCGCGAGGAATTCGTCGTCGTCCTCCCCGAAGGCCACCCCCTCGGCGGACGCGACGACCTCACCCTCGAGGAACTCCACCAAATCGACCTGCTGCTGCTCGACGACGGGCACTGCCTGCGCGACCAGGTCCTCGACCTGTGCCGCCGCGCCTCGGTCAACCCCTCGGAGGCGGCCAACACCGTCACCCGCGCCGCGTCGCTGACCACCGTCATCCAGCTCGTGGTCGCCGGCCTCGGCGGCACGCTGGTGCCGATCTCCGCCCTCGAGGCGGAATGCTCCCGCCCAGGGCTGTCGGTGTCCTACTTCGCCGAGGGCGTCAATGCCCAACGCGAAGTCGGCATGGTGTTCCGCTCCTCGTCCTCACGCGCCGAGGAATTCAAGAAGCTCGGCGCCATCATCGCGGAATCCTTCACCGCGTCCCTGCCGGAGGCCACCCGCCAGCGCGCCACCCTCGCCCCGGACTACGCCGCCTAACTTCCCGGCGCGCCCGCATCCCCACCGCCCGCGCCCCCAACGACGACGTACGCCCCGCCCGAGCACCGTCCCGGAATGCTTCCGGTCGTGTGCCTGGGCGGGGCGTCTGTGCTTCCGACTCTTCCCGCTGGCTGCTCTTAGACCTGCGCGGGTACCTGCCCGCCGGCGGCCTGGCGGTACATGTGCGCGGTGACCAGGATGAGTATCGGGGTCAGCAGGAGGGAGCCCACTCCCAACGTAAACATCGACAGCACACCGCTGACCAGCGCGACCACCACCTGGTAGAGCACCAGGCGGCCGTAGTTACGTCCGGCGGCCTTGACGCCTTCTGCGATGGAGCCGAAGAACTTCTCCCGGCGCTCCACGAGGTAATAAGGCATGAACATGGTGAACGGGGTGATCAGCACGGCCAGCAGCAGCGTGCCCAGTATGCCGCCGAGCAGGGGTAAGACGATGGCCGTGATCGCTTCTTCGTCGGAAACGGGCTGCTGTTCCACCGAGGCAAGCGAGAGCATCATCGGCAGCATGGGCAGCAGCATGACCGCGGACAGCACCACGCCGACCAGCAGCTGCTGCAGGATGACGGGAAAGACGTTGACGTCGCGGAAGAAGTGCCGCCACCCCATCTGCGGGGTGTCGATCTGGTGCAGCGCGCCCCGGATCAGGCACAGCCACACCGCCAGGCTGACAATCGTGACGACCACCGCGAAGATCACCGTGCCCGCCCCGCCGCCGGCGATGGGTTCGCCGGCTTCGATGGCGGCGACCTGGGCCATCACCACGGCGAAGTACACGCCCGCGCCCACTAATGCGAGGGCCAGGAACACGAGGATGACCATGACCCACACCTTCCAGTTGCGGAAGGTGGTCTGGAATCCCCAGCCGACGGCGCGCAGCACGTCGATCTTGCCGGTGCCTTGTTCCGGGGCGCCGGGTCCTGCGCCGTACCCGGACTGACCGTAGGGGTCCTGGTATCCGCCGTACCCGCCGTACCCGGCGTAACCGCCGTAGCCGCCGTAGCCCTGGGGCGCGGCCGGGTCCTGACCGAAGGCGCCGGGCTGGGTGTAACCGCCGGATTCGTCGTAACCGCCGTAGCCGCGCGCGGGATCCTGCGGGTGGCCGCCGCGATCCTCGGGGTGCGGCGTCGGCGGGTAGGACAGATAGTCGGGGTAGCCGTCCGGGTATTCCGGGGGCTGCGGATCGGCTCCGTTACCGTCGCCGGTGTTGTCGCTGTCGGGGCGGTGCCCGTCAGGGTCGTGCGGGTCGTCCGGCCCGCCGTGAGATGGTGTGCTCATGAGGAAACACCCTTTCGCCTAGGTCGCCGCCCAGATTACGGCAGGCCACCGCGCCTCGCTGCACACGGTCTCCGACGGAGGCGGCGTTGACGGTGGCTTCCTCGCTGGTTGGGCGGGTAACATGCCTAGACGACTATGACTACTTCCGATGCAGTGCCCACCCGCGACGACCTGTACGCGGCCCTTGACGGTGTGACGCTCGCCGACGAACGGAATTTCCGCCGGCGGCTGCGTAAAGCGCGTGCCCCCAAGGCGTTGAGCGAGATCGGCGCCGAGATCACCGCCGCCGCGCGGCGGGTGACGCGCGTGGCGGAGGCGATTCCTTCGATCACCTACCCGGAGCAACTGCCGGTCAGTGACCGCCGCGACGACATCGCCGAGGCCATCGACAACAACCAGGTGGTCATCGTCGCAGGTGAGACCGGTTCGGGAAAGACGACGCAGATCCCGAAGATCTGCCTGGACCTGGGCCGGGGCCGGCGCGGGCTGATCGGGCACACGCAGCCCCGCCGGCTGGCGGCGCGCACGGTCGCGGAGCGGATCTCGGAGGAGCTGGGCCAGAAGATCGGCGAGACCGTCGGCTACGCGATCCGTTTCGACGACCGGGTGTCGCCGTCGACGGCCGTGAAGCTGATGACGGACGGCATCCTGCTCGCGGAGATGCAGCGCGACCGCTTCCTCAACGCCTACGACACGATCATCATCGACGAGGCGCACGAGCGCAGCCTGAACATCGACTTTTTGCTGGGCTACCTCAAGCGGCTGCTGCCGAGGCGCCCGGACCTGAAGGTGATCATCACTTCGGCGACGATTGACCCGGAGCGTTTCGCGGAGCACTTCGCCGCCGCCGACGGCTCCCCCGCCCCCATCATCGAGGTCTCCGGACGCACCTACCCCGTGGAGATCCGCTATCGGCCGCTGGAGGCGGAGGTCGACGGCAAACTCATCGACGTCGACCCGCTGGACGGGCTGTGCGACGCCATCGAGGAACTCATGGCCGAGGGCTCGGGCGACATCCTGTGCTTCTTCCCCGGCGAGCGCGACATCCGCGACGCCATGGAGGCCATCGAGGGCCGGCGCTGGCGCGGGGTGGAGGTCACCCCGCTGTTCGGCCGGTTGTCCAACCAGGAACAGCACCGGGTGTTCAGCCCGCATTCGGGTCGGCGCATCGTGCTGGCGACCAATATCGCGGAGACCTCGTTGACGGTGCCGGGCATCCACTACGTGGTGGACACCGGCACGGCACGTATCTCGCGCTACTCGACGCGCACGAAAGTGCAACGCCTCCCGATCGAGCCGATTTCCCAGGCCAGCGCGAACCAGCGCTCGGGCCGTTCCGGGCGTGTGGCCGACGGCGTGGCCATCCGCCTGTACTCGGAAGAAGACTTCGAGTCGCGGCCGGAGTTTACCGACCCGGAAATTCTGCGCACCAACCTGGCCAGCGTGATCCTGCAGATGATTTCGCTGCGGCTCGGCGACATCGAGGAGTTCCCGTTCGTGCAGCCGCCGGAACAACGCGCGGTGCGCGACGGTCTGGCCCTGTTGCACGAACTCGGCGCGATCGAACCGAACCAGGAGCGCGACGGCGCGCCGGTGTTGACCGCGATCGGCCGGGACCTCTCCCGCCTGCCGGTGGACCCGCGGATGGCGCGCATGCTGGTGGCGGGAAACCGCCTGGGCGTGCTCGACGACGTCACTGCGCTGGTGGCCGCCATGACCATCCAGGACGTGCGCGAGCGCCCCCTGGAGAAGCAGGCGCAGGCGGATCAGGCGCACGCTCGGTTCAAGGACGCCACCTCGGATTTTTTGAGCACCCTGAAACTGTGGGACTACATCAACGACTCCCGCGACGATCTGTCCGGCAACGCGTTTCGCAAACGCATGAAGGGTGAATACCTGCACTACATGCGCATCCGCGAGTGGTACGACCTGGTGCGCCAGCTGCGCGGGGTCTCCCGCCAGCTGGGCTGGTCGTCGAAGGACAAGGTCGTGGGCGCACGCGACGCCACCGGCATCCACAAGTCGATGCTGACGGGCCTGTTGTCCAATATCGGCGCCCGGGACGGCAACTCCAAGGAATTCAAGGGCGCCCGCGGCACCCGCTTTCTCGTCTTCCCCGGTTCCGCGCTGGCGAAGAAGCCGCCGGAGTTCCTCATGGCCGCCGAACTGGTGGAGACCTCCCGGCTGTGGGCGCGCGACGTCGCCGCCATCGAGCCCGCCTGGGTCGAAGAAGTCGCGGGGTCGCTGCTCAAGCACACTTACAGCGACCCGGTGTGGTCGCGTAAGCGGGCCGCCGCGATGGCGCACCAAAAATCCACGGTCTACGGCGTCACCGTCGTCGCCGACCGGCTGGTGCCCTACCACCGGGTGGACCCGGAGGCCGCCCGCGACATGTTCATCCGCCACGCCCTGATCGAAGGCGACTGGAACACCCACCACGAGTTCTACAAGCGCAACGTCGCCCGCCTGGAGGAAGTAGGCGAACTGGAGGAAAAGGCGCGCCGCCGCGGGCTGGTCGTCGACGAGGACACTCTCTTCGACTTCTACGACGACAAGCTGCCCGCCACCGTGACCACCGCCCGGCACTTCGATTCCTGGTGGAAGAAAGAAAAGGCCCGCAACCCGCAGCTGCTCGACTTCGACCCGGAGGCGCTGCTGGCCGAAGACGCCACCCAGGTCACCGGCGAAGCCTTCCCCGACACCTGGCGCACCGGATCCTTGACCTTCGATCTGACCTACCGCTTCGAACCCGGCCACCCCCAGGACGGCGTGACCGTCAACGTGCCGATCCCGCTGCTTGCCGGCATCGACGACGAAGGCTTCGACTGGCTGGTGCCCGGGCTGCGCGAAGAATTGGTCACCGAGCTGATCCGCTCGCTGCCCAAGGCCATCCGCCGGTCTGTGGTGCCGGCCCCGAACTTCGCCGAACGCGCCCTGCCCCTGCTTCACCCCTTCGACTCCCCCATCACGGAACAGTTGGCCGACGCGCTGCGCCAACTCGGCGGCAGCGGCATCAACGTCGGCGACTTCGCCGTCGACAAGCTGCCCGCCCACCTGCGGATGACGTACGCGGCGATCGACAAGCGCGGCAAAGTCGTCGACTCCGACAAGGATCTGGCCGCCCTCAAGCAACGCCAGGCCGGGCAGATCCGCTCTTCGGTGAGCAAGGTCGGGCGCAAAGCGGAGGCCACGGCCGTCAAGAACTGGACGCCCGAGAATCTGGGCGAGGTCCCGGAGGAGGTCAGCACCACGGTCGACGGCCACACCGTCGCCGCCTACCCGGCGTTGTCGGCCACCGCCGACGGCGTGGAAGTCAAGGTGTGGCCCACGAAGGCCGCCGCCGACGCCTCC from Corynebacterium maris DSM 45190 includes these protein-coding regions:
- a CDS encoding D-serine ammonia-lyase — its product is MTTHDPVDIVAVTEQFPLIKDLQSLKELSWFNPAATATPAAEGLAAVGLDEADVRDAADRLQRFAPYLAEVFPDAAKTYGIIESPLVGLPNLQSALNQPGQLWAKLDSHLPISGSIKARGGIYEVLAHAEKIALDAGLITLDSDYRALNSPAARELFSQHKIAVGSTGNLGLSIGIMSATLGFQASVHMSADARQWKKDRLRSHGVNVVEYESDYSVAVAQGRAEADGDPMTHFVDDENSVTLFLGYAVAGLRFAGQLMAHDIRPTVERPLFVYLPCGVGGGPGGVAFGLKAVLGDAVRCVFVEPTHSPAMLLGVHTGLHDQVSVQGFGIDNVTAADGLAVGRPSRFVGRRMEKLLDGFLTVDDDNLYRLISLLDETEGIRIEPSAAAGLVGPARLAEDEGYLGWLGLAPGALAECVHMAWVTGGSMVPEEEMAGYLAQGVALR
- a CDS encoding HEAT repeat domain-containing protein, which produces MTTLIRALSAPNASIRLRAAMVAGTAPDSAHIGPLVDKLGTEPDFFVRDMLTWALIRHHKEDTLTALLPQLCSDNPQARSQTLHTLSKIGDHAAYASISTDLLHDADNDVARTAWRAATGLVPEGKEQALAEELVIELGARDEETRRSLSRALTELGESARPLLERAHLNEEAQTHAQVTLALLDDPGLGFTHAMEQARRHHNTSELPE
- a CDS encoding SdpI family protein; its protein translation is MDPYHLISGGTLILAGVFIAWMAYAARNGSLQPNSWIGIRTPELMASEEKWRAGHKAASATLFVSAAGTIVTGVISLFVSFDAVAIVCDGRNCLAAGVFVPGC
- a CDS encoding metal-dependent hydrolase — encoded protein: MVMGPTHAMSGAAVGLVVAQALPAEWGGVTTIPDALMYAGIAAGAALLPDLDSPQATVSRSFGPLSKGLSHMVENSCQTFVNLTRGSKDSYCRNGHRTATHTLWFALLTGAAAAFLMSSSFERGAAVGLLFFFLGLAIRGLLPEWSKKADWLVVTGVSALVAWAAWEWAPNSGSGLVMGSAVTVGVLTHLAGDFITKRGIPLLAPLPLGRQRWRNLGVPRPLRIAAAGPMDKVLLSAFTIVTLVQLYVVVTGTTIALDSPVLASFAP
- a CDS encoding sulfurtransferase, which translates into the protein MTDAQFEHPLLLDAATFRDHLGHDDVVVLDATTFLDQPEGDGYYTVNSGRTAYEAEHIPGAVHADLHLDLADQDSEHAFTVLDSATFAERIGALGVTNDSHVLIYDQGQMMWATRLWWNLRLEGHDRISILDGGLPAWKAAGLPLAADVEANEPATFTPHRRDALLADVDLVKDSIVNDDVLLINSLDLPTYTGERKTYERAGHIPSSVNVPFHDLLTDEGKAAPPEQVRGQYEAVGALDEGKTPITYCGGGIAATLEAFQLARLGRDDVAVYDGSMTEWAADHSLPLEAVD
- a CDS encoding PadR family transcriptional regulator; the protein is MAESQMRKGVLELMVLAVLDRHPSYGGALRDTLARADGMELSTGTLYPLLSRLRTSGVLATHWEESPVGPPRKIYSLTDVGRTRLAGLRDDWHTLSQAVTDILEGH
- a CDS encoding hydrogen peroxide-inducible genes activator, whose translation is MSTKEYRPTLAQMRTFVTIAENKHFGTAANKLSISQPSLSQALVALENGLGVQLIERSTRKVIVTPVGEELLPYAKATLEAADTFLAHSRGANGTLSGPLTLGLIPTVAPYLLTGVLTGFKDNYPELEPRIVEEQTKHLLQQLRDGQIDAGVIALPSEASGLIEVPLYREEFVVVLPEGHPLGGRDDLTLEELHQIDLLLLDDGHCLRDQVLDLCRRASVNPSEAANTVTRAASLTTVIQLVVAGLGGTLVPISALEAECSRPGLSVSYFAEGVNAQREVGMVFRSSSSRAEEFKKLGAIIAESFTASLPEATRQRATLAPDYAA